The window TGAAACAAAACGGAACTGTAAATATTGCTGAACTGGCAAAAGGAAATTATATCGTAACAGGTACAGTAAATAACCAGCCGGTTTCTCAAAAAGTTCTTAAAGACTAATCTCTTTAGATAAAATACAAACAGCCGCTTCAATGAAGCGGCTGTTTTTTTATGTGATTATTACTGGTTTTTAGATTTTTGTATGCTGTTTATTTCTTAATTTGGTGGTATTGTTTTTGATATTTTTATTACAAATCCATTTCTAAAATTATTACGATGAAAAAAATCTTTACTCTTATCGGGCTTGTATCATTAACTGCCTTTTCAAATGCTCAGATTGTGATCAATGAGATTTATGGCGGGAATGCAGATTCAGGTGCCGTATTGAAAAATAATTATATTGTGCTCAAAAACATTGGAACGAACCTGGTTTCTTTGACCGGGGCAAGCATACAATATGCTCCGGCAATAGGGGCTTTTACCGAGTATCATACGCTTCCGGATTTTACTTTGGGTCCTGATGAAACATATTTGATTCAGGAATCAGCCATTGATGGAGGTGTTGAAAATTTACCAACACCGGATTTTATTGCCACTACTATTACCAGTTTCGATGGAACACCCAACAAATCTTCCGGATTAAGAATTTCCAATGTATCGGGAAAGATTGCTTTAGCCGGAAATATAGTACAGGTTACCGGACCTTCTGCATCTAACGTCCTGGACTTTGTAGGTTACGGGGCAAATGCAGATCAGTTTAAAGGAGATGGGCCAGCTCCTTCTCCAACCACAACTACAGCTATAAAAAGAACATTGGTAGGCAGTAATGATAATATGGCTGATTTTTCTCTGGAAGGCAGTGTGAAATCCGGGTTTGTACAGAATCCATTTATAAAGGACAGCAAAATTGTCTTCGGAACGGAAGTGAAAGATGTGAAAATCTATGATACCTTCAGGCAGATTGTTAAAAAATCACCTACGAAATTAGCCTCAACTCTTGATATTGCTGAGCTCCCAAAAGGAACTTATATTGTTACCGGAACGATTAACAATATTCCAATCTCACAGAAAATTATAAAAGATTAGTTTTTAATAAAAAATAGCTTCTTTGAAAATGTCATTCTGAACACAGACTGAAAGTCTGCGAACGCAGTTCAGAAATGTAGTGAAGAATCTCATGAGCTCGTCTGCTAATAAGATTCTTCCTTCGTCAGAATGACAAAAGCCAAATTATTTGACTTTTGAGACTATCTTTTTATTTTTTTCAGTATTTTAATACCAGCCTCTTCTCGCTGCATTAATGATTGATCCAAGGTTAAGAATCAATGTATATCTGATACGCTTTCCATAATCTTTGAATGAAGGCTCAAAACCTAAAGAAGACTGTATCGGGAAATAAACCTCCAGGAAATCCGGGATGATTCTTACTTTAACTCCGGTGTCCCATATGAATTTTGCAGGAAGATCTTTGTTTTTATAAACCCCGGCATCAGCATACACATGGAATATTTTCCATACACTTGAATCTACATTGGCTGAAGTGATCCATTGGTTTACTGTTCCCGGAAGAAAAGATTTAAAACCACCGTCAGCTAATATAAACTGCTGCGAAAGAAGACCGCTGCTGGCACTTTCTCCTAAAAGGTTATAAGAGAATGAATAATTGGAAACTCTGGAAATTCCATAGTCGAAAAGATTATTCCTTGTGTTGTTTCTTAAAAAATATCCGGCAAATAAACGTAAACTCAACTTTTGTTTAGGAGCAAATTCCCATCTGTAAAAACCTTCAGCTGTGATTTTATTAAAATCTTCCATTCCCTGTGTGCTCAGACTAAAACTTTTTTCATGGATCATCTGGCTGTCACTATACCCATATCCGACAGTCCAGACATTGTATTTGCTGTAGTCGTTATTGGCAATCATTTTAGGGCTCAGATCTCTTTCAAAATAATTATAGGAAACTCCGATGCTTCTGCTTACGGTACTTCTGGGATTTTTTCTGAAATTAATAGAGGAAGCTATTGAACTCTTTCTGTAGGCTAAACCATAATCGTAATGGAAATAAGAACCGGAAACGCCAAAGGTTAAGCTTCTGATAATACTTTCGGCAGGCAGAATAGAGTAGGAAACAGCTCCCGAGCCTGTCAGTTTTCCTGTTCCAGTACTGTAGGTAGGAGTAACTGAATAGAGGAACTTCTGATCAAATAAAGATTGGTTTTTTAAGTTAATTCCCAAAAGAAATTTATCATATGTATTGTTGAAACGTACTCTTGGGGTGATATAGATTTCGTTGTATTCCGGATTTGGAATGTCTTTTATTAATTTAAGTTTGATTTTTTTTGCATTGGAAAATATACCTTTTGCATACAGAAAGTTATCCCTGTAATTGGATTCAGGGAAGGTGTAGCCGCTATTTAATGTAACTTTATAGATGTTATCAGAAGCAGGAAGCGACAGGTTGGTAATGCGCTCATTTTCTTCAGTATCTATCCAGTATGTCTTTTTTTCTCCTTCTTTGGTCTCTGTTTCTAGCTTTACAGGAATGGAAATATCTGTATTTTTTGTAATCTTTATCTCAAGAGAATCGTCGGCTTTTTTAATGTTTTTTAATTTGAAATCAACTCTGTTTTTCTGTTTTAAAAAGCTTGAAAGATAGGCAGTTGATTTATTTTTATCGGAAAGGGAAGACAGGAAATCTTCAGGATTAATTTTTTTTCCGGAATTCTGAGAGATATAACTTTTTATAATATTATTGAAGCTGTCATACCCCATTTTATCCGCTGAATAATTAAAAAGACTTCCGGTTTCAAAACTACTGACAGCCATGTCATTGAAGTTGCTTAAAACAGGGAAGTGCTCATCAATTTTCTGATCAAGATTTTGCAGCATGATATACTGATAGGAAAGTCCGTAACGATCCAGAAGTTTTACTTTGGATGCATGGAAAAATTTTAAAGGTTTGATTCCGAATACTCTGGTCTCAGGAAGCGTGCCTAAAAGTTTGGTGTCAGCATAGAATTTTTTCAGATACTGGATTTCCAGGTAGGATTTTAAACCGTTTTTAAACCAATGGTCTTTTTCTTTATCAGCAATAAC of the Chryseobacterium viscerum genome contains:
- a CDS encoding aminopeptidase produces the protein MKKISICLILFWGVAQVSAQKDSIYIEAKLSPDKKNLEISQEIVYYNHSEKDLQTIKLLNWVSAYNRRGTSLVYRKLEDRNTDLHFAKSDQLGKLLELNVKNSENEVIPVTTISDENLFIPLKNVLKPGESVTLQLQYRMQLPDKTFTGYGTSAQNTVLKYFFIVPDHFDPDNISKRNYHDIEEPVSFNTFWTVNFDIPVNNFVEGNLPQVQMNSFKGYLDSDPEFLISPTGYPSIKTNVDGAETEIKFGYNLKPEEKQNLEFYLPLQLKFLKERIGILPESIFISDKFRAKEDFFGNNDITFWKFRFQLFTNAEKTDLDYFGIIAKKILDEKVIADKEKDHWFKNGLKSYLEIQYLKKFYADTKLLGTLPETRVFGIKPLKFFHASKVKLLDRYGLSYQYIMLQNLDQKIDEHFPVLSNFNDMAVSSFETGSLFNYSADKMGYDSFNNIIKSYISQNSGKKINPEDFLSSLSDKNKSTAYLSSFLKQKNRVDFKLKNIKKADDSLEIKITKNTDISIPVKLETETKEGEKKTYWIDTEENERITNLSLPASDNIYKVTLNSGYTFPESNYRDNFLYAKGIFSNAKKIKLKLIKDIPNPEYNEIYITPRVRFNNTYDKFLLGINLKNQSLFDQKFLYSVTPTYSTGTGKLTGSGAVSYSILPAESIIRSLTFGVSGSYFHYDYGLAYRKSSIASSINFRKNPRSTVSRSIGVSYNYFERDLSPKMIANNDYSKYNVWTVGYGYSDSQMIHEKSFSLSTQGMEDFNKITAEGFYRWEFAPKQKLSLRLFAGYFLRNNTRNNLFDYGISRVSNYSFSYNLLGESASSGLLSQQFILADGGFKSFLPGTVNQWITSANVDSSVWKIFHVYADAGVYKNKDLPAKFIWDTGVKVRIIPDFLEVYFPIQSSLGFEPSFKDYGKRIRYTLILNLGSIINAARRGWY
- a CDS encoding T9SS type A sorting domain-containing protein yields the protein MKKIFTLIGLVSLTAFSNAQIVINEIYGGNADSGAVLKNNYIVLKNIGTNLVSLTGASIQYAPAIGAFTEYHTLPDFTLGPDETYLIQESAIDGGVENLPTPDFIATTITSFDGTPNKSSGLRISNVSGKIALAGNIVQVTGPSASNVLDFVGYGANADQFKGDGPAPSPTTTTAIKRTLVGSNDNMADFSLEGSVKSGFVQNPFIKDSKIVFGTEVKDVKIYDTFRQIVKKSPTKLASTLDIAELPKGTYIVTGTINNIPISQKIIKD